The nucleotide window GTTCGCTCACCATCGCCGGGCCCGGCGCTGGCGAGCGCCGGGCCCGGGGTAACCCTCACCGAAGCGTTGTCGTCCTCTTCCCACTGCAGGTGGTCGATCACGTCCACCACGCCGTTGACGCCGCGCGCCAGCCGGGTGGCCGTCAGCGCGTCGCTGTGCCAGTGCAGGCGACCGGTCAGCGTCACGACGCCCTGGTCGACTGTCACGGTCACCATGGCCAGGTCGCGGAACAGGGAACGGCCGAACGTGTCGATCGTGATATCGCGGGCGATGTCGGCGTCCGGACGCGTGAAGACCCGCAGCAGGTCGTGCCGGCCGATCATTCCCTCGAGTGTGCCGTCCTCCCCGACGACGGGCAGGTGCGTGACGCCGTGCTGGTCCATGAGACGGATGGCGAACACCACCGCCGTTCCCGGGCCGATGTGACGGCCGGGGACGTCATCAGCTCGGCGGCCGTGTCACCGCGCGACTTCTCGCGCCAGCCGCGCCCCATCCGGCCGAACAGGCGCCGCAGCCGGGCGCGCAGCGGCAGCCGGTAGCCCTCGCGAGGGTACTGATCCTTGAACTCCTCCTTGAGCAGCAGGTCCGCATCCGTGACGACGCCGATGATCCGGTCGTCGGCGTCGACCACGGGCACGGCGCCCAGGTCCGCGGCGATCAGCACCTGGGCGACGGTCTTGAACGGCGTGTCCCTCTCCGCCACAGGGACGTCGCGAGCCATGACCTGGGCGACCTTCACACGCATCTGTTCCTCCTCGTGGCACCTCCCCCATCCCATCGCCGCCACTCCACGCAGGCGGAGAGGCGGAAGGCCTTCGGGCGGGGGCTGTTGCGCCTCTGTCTCCCGGCACTTACGCCTCTACGGCCGCTTCGTGCCGGAACGAACGATGGCGGCACAGGCAACGCTGAGGAGGATCACCATAAGGATCGGTATCAATGGATTCGGCAGATCGGCAGGGCTGCGCTGCGCCGCGCGCTGCCCATGGGCATCGAGGTCATCGCGATCAACGACCTCGCGGACGCGGCGACCCTCGCCCATCTGCTCAGGTTCGACTCCACGCACGGCCCCTTGGGCGTGCCGGTGACCGCGAGCGCCTCCTCCATGGACGTGAACAACCGAAGCATCCCAGTCACCGCTCACAGTGATCCGGCGTACATCGACTGGGCCAGCCATGGCACCGATCTGGCGATCGAGCTACCGGCAGGTTCCGCACCCGGGACGACGCGGCCCGCCACTCAAGGGCGGCGCCCGCGTTCCGGTCGAGGACGGCTCGCTCACCGACCTCGCCGTGGTGCTCCCGCCCCGCGGGGGTGCAGGAGGTCGACCGGGCCTTCACCGACGCCGACGACCGTCCCGTCGCGGTGCGGTGGCCCGTCGCGTGGGGGTGCAGGGACCTTGGGCCACTGATCCGGACGGTACTTCGGCCCACGACGGTGGCCCGTCCGGCTCTGCCGGCGCAGACGCCGCGGGAGGACGCTGGAAGCCCCCAGTGGAGAGGAGAAGGCAATGCGTGCAGCGGTGGTCACCCGATTCGACGGCCCGATCGAGATCCGCGACCTTCCGGTCCCGGAGCTGCGACCTGACCAGGTGCTGGTCCGTGTCGAGGCCAGCGGGCTGTGCCACACCGACATCCACGCCGCCCGCGGAGACTGGCCGGTCAAGCCGGCTCTGCCGTTCACGCCCGGGCATGAGGGCATCGGCGTGATCGAGCAGGTCGGCGCCGGCGTGACCGGCCGGGCCGTCGGGGAGCGGGTCGCAGTCCCGTGGCTCGGGCATGCCTGCGGTACGTGCGACTACTGCGTGAGCGGCCGGGAGACGCTCTGCGAGTCCCAGCTGAACACGGGCTACAGTCTGAACGGCTGCCACGCCGAATACGTCGCGGCCTATGCCAGCCACGTTGTCCCCGTGCCCGAAGCCGTGAGCTCGTTCGACGCCGCTCCCCTGACTTGTGCGGGGGTGACAACGTATAAGGCCATCAAGGTGTCCGGGCTCCGCCCGGCCGAGCGTGCGGCGATCTTCGGCATCGGCGGGCTGGGGCATCTGGCGCAACAGTACGCGCAGATCTTCGGTGCCGAGACCGTCGCGGTCGACGTGACGGGCGAAAAGCTCCTCCTCGCCGGTGAACTCGGCGCCACTCACGTCGTGAACGCCGCGGCCGACGACCCGGTGCGAGTGATTCGCGACCTTGGCGGTGCCGACGTGGCCGTCGTCCTGGCGGCCGACCCGCGCGTCCTGCAGCAGGCGCACGCGTCGCTGCGTCGCGGGGGGCGCCTGGTGCTGGTCTCGCTGCCCCGAGACAACGCGATGAGCCTGCCCATCTTCGAGACGGTACTGGGCGGCATCAGCGTGATCGGGTCCATCGTCGGCACTCGCGCCGACCTCGCCGAGGTCTTCCGCCTGCACGCCGCGGGCCGCACGACGGTCAAGTACGAGACCCGCAAACTGGACGACATCAACCAGTCCTTCGAGGACATCCTCGCCGGCCGGATCCCCGCCCGGCTGGTCTTCGAACTGTGAGACGATCATGACCTCTGTGGCTTCCCGGCCCGCCCCTGCCGCCTCACCGGCATGGGCCGGCCGGGCCGTCGGCGTCTGGCTACGGCTGTCGGTTACGGCGGCGCTCCTGGCCGCCGCAGGCAACATCTACGCGCTGCTCGACCTGGAAGGCATCTACGGCAGAGAGACGAGCGCCTTCGTCAACCAGGCGATAGCCCAGGACGCCGTCAATCTCGCCGTGGTCTCACCGGCGATCGCCGTATTCGCCTTCCTCGCCCGCCGGGGCTCGCTCCGCGCGTACCTGATGTGGCTCGGCGCCGTGGCCTTCATCATCTACAACTACGTCATCTACACGTTGTCGGTCCACGTCGGGCCGCTTTTCCTGGTCTGGGTCGCTGTCCTCGGGCTGTCCGCGTTCTCCCTCATTGGCGGCCTGAGGGCACTCGACGGACAAGCGGTCGCGGCGCGGTTCGACCGGGCGCCAAGACGGCCGGCGGGATGGCTCCTCGTCATCGTGGCCACGCTGTTCACGCTGCTGTGGCTGAAGGAGATCGTGCCCGCGATCCTGGCCGGCCGCCTTCCCGGGAGCGTGAGCGAGCTGGCCCTGCCGTCCAGCCCGGTGCACGTGCTCGACCTGTCGTTCTTCCTGCCCGCCGCCTTCGTTACCGGAGTACTGCTCCTCCGGGACCGGCCATGGGCCTACACGGCCGCGCCCGGCCTGCTGGTCTTCTTCGCGCTGACCGGACTACCGATCATGGTTACGCCCTTCGTCGCGCAAGCCCGCGGCGACGAACCCGCGTGGGCCGTACTTCCACCCATCTTGGCGATTACCATCGCCTGCCTCGCCGTCCTGGCCGGCCTGATGCGGCCACTCCCCAGAGGGAGAGGCCCCTCCGATTAAGGTCCCGGTCTCGCGAGCCGCCTCACCAGCATTCGGCAGCGTGGGCCGAAGGTCCCCCAGCGGGATGCCTTTGGCCTGCGGCTACCCCATACGTCTGAATGATCTGCTTGAGGGCATGGAGATCAGCGTGCGAGAGCCGACCGGACTGAGCGCGGAGGCGGCAGCGGAGCGGTTGGCCGAGTGCGGGCCGAACGAGTTCGCGCAGCCGAGGCCGCCACGCTTGCCCATCCGGGCCGCCCGCCAGCTCGCCGACCCGATGTCGATCCTGCTGCTGATCGCCGGGCTGGTCACCCTGGTCGCCCTCGGCGAAGTTCCCGAGGGCGCGGCCATCTTGACCATTCTCCTGGTCAACGTGGTCAT belongs to Microbispora sp. ZYX-F-249 and includes:
- a CDS encoding CBS domain-containing protein; the protein is MRVKVAQVMARDVPVAERDTPFKTVAQVLIAADLGAVPVVDADDRIIGVVTDADLLLKEEFKDQYPREGYRLPLRARLRRLFGRMGRGWREKSRGDTAAELMTSPAVTSARERRWCSPSVSWTSTASRTCPSSGRTAHSRE
- a CDS encoding zinc-dependent alcohol dehydrogenase, translating into MRAAVVTRFDGPIEIRDLPVPELRPDQVLVRVEASGLCHTDIHAARGDWPVKPALPFTPGHEGIGVIEQVGAGVTGRAVGERVAVPWLGHACGTCDYCVSGRETLCESQLNTGYSLNGCHAEYVAAYASHVVPVPEAVSSFDAAPLTCAGVTTYKAIKVSGLRPAERAAIFGIGGLGHLAQQYAQIFGAETVAVDVTGEKLLLAGELGATHVVNAAADDPVRVIRDLGGADVAVVLAADPRVLQQAHASLRRGGRLVLVSLPRDNAMSLPIFETVLGGISVIGSIVGTRADLAEVFRLHAAGRTTVKYETRKLDDINQSFEDILAGRIPARLVFEL
- a CDS encoding glyceraldehyde 3-phosphate dehydrogenase NAD-binding domain-containing protein, producing MGIEVIAINDLADAATLAHLLRFDSTHGPLGVPVTASASSMDVNNRSIPVTAHSDPAYIDWASHGTDLAIELPAGSAPGTTRPATQGRRPRSGRGRLAHRPRRGAPAPRGCRRSTGPSPTPTTVPSRCGGPSRGGAGTLGH
- a CDS encoding BON domain-containing protein, which encodes MDQHGVTHLPVVGEDGTLEGMIGRHDLLRVFTRPDADIARDITIDTFGRSLFRDLAMVTVTVDQGVVTLTGRLHWHSDALTATRLARGVNGVVDVIDHLQWEEDDNASVRVTPGPALASAGPGDGERTHGHTAGRTPFSRR